Genomic segment of Paenibacillus sp. FSL R5-0623:
AGAAGCAGTCCGAGCAGGTAACCTATGAGAAAACCAACACCATTCCAGGCGTTGTTCAGAAACATCCATACAAAAGCAATGATAAGATTCAGTACAATCTGAAAGGCCATAGACATCTACTCCTTCAATACGGCATCAATATAAATATTGGGATGCAGTAGAATATCGCCTGCGCGGGAGGTCAATTGGAACATGCCTTCAGCCCCCACACCCATTACGATGATGAATACAAACAGAATTCCGGCAGGAATCAGCAGGCCGTTCACCGCGTAAGGGCGTCTTGCAACCCCGGCAGGTGGTTCGCCCCAGAACGCTTGTATGAAGATGCGTAGTACCGAATATAACATCAACAAGCTCGACAGTACCGCAATGCCGGTCAGACCATACAAGCCTGCCTGCAACCCGCCTTCAAAGAGAAGTAACTTCCCCGGAAAACCACTGAATGGCGGTAAGCCTGCCAAGGCAAGTGCGCTAATGAAGAACATCCAGCCGAGCAGCGGATAGCGATGGATCAGCCCGCCCATGTTGTCGAGTTTGGATGTTCCGGCAACAGCGATCAAGGCACCGCCGAGCAGGAAGAGCAATGTTTTGATCAACATATCATGCAGCATATAGAAGAGCAGACCTTCCAGTGCAGGGCGACTGGCCGAGGCCATACCAAAAGCAACAAAACCCACACCTGCGACCACGTTGTAGATGAGAATCTTGTTCACATCGCGGTATGAGATCGCACCGATAACACCAAGGACCATTGTTGCACCAGCCATCCATCCGATCAGTGCATGGAAGAAATCCGGATCATGATAGAAGATCAGTGTGAATGTTCGCACAATCGCGTACAAGCCAACTTTGGTCAGCAACCCTGCGAACAATGCAGTGACAACAGCAGGTGGTGCCGCATAAGAGCCCGACAGCCAGAAGAACAGGAACAGTCCGGCCTTGATGCTAAATACGATCAGAAAAAGTAAGGCAATCAGGGTAATGACCCCACTTTGTCCCACTTCAGCAA
This window contains:
- a CDS encoding Na+/H+ antiporter subunit D, with the protein product MNNLVVLPILLPLITGVLTLLFFRKTNIQRIISVIGLLFTAAVSTILITRVTQTGVLTLNMGGWAPPYGIVLVADMVSALLVVAASIIALACLLYAFRSVNKEREEHHFYPFFHFLIAGVNGSFLTGDLFNLFVCFELMLISSYALIVLGGTERQLRETIKYVLINIVSSALFVASIGFLYSITGTLNMADLSVKIAEVGQSGVITLIALLFLIVFSIKAGLFLFFWLSGSYAAPPAVVTALFAGLLTKVGLYAIVRTFTLIFYHDPDFFHALIGWMAGATMVLGVIGAISYRDVNKILIYNVVAGVGFVAFGMASASRPALEGLLFYMLHDMLIKTLLFLLGGALIAVAGTSKLDNMGGLIHRYPLLGWMFFISALALAGLPPFSGFPGKLLLFEGGLQAGLYGLTGIAVLSSLLMLYSVLRIFIQAFWGEPPAGVARRPYAVNGLLIPAGILFVFIIVMGVGAEGMFQLTSRAGDILLHPNIYIDAVLKE